A portion of the Oxynema aestuarii AP17 genome contains these proteins:
- a CDS encoding response regulator, with translation MTSRLPTPPARSKILVVDDLPDNLRLLSELLVNRGYEVRMAPEGEIALANVIRFVPDLILLDIKMPGLSGYEVCARLKKNPKTRDIPIIFLSALNEVEDKVKAFKVGGEDYITKPFQAEEVIARIEHQLEIRSLQQQIVAQQKELETHNHRLLGEIEERKKAEEKAKSALQAKSLFLANMSHELRTPLNAILGFSKLLDRACTLGSEQKEYTQIVIQNGEYLLSLINEILDLSKIEAGRATLNLSDFDLYCFLSDLKNLLSIQASRKGLPLVFDCGFDLPQYVKTDKVKLRQILINLLGNGIKFTKTGRVILRVRSVSSPDRATCDRDRCFLHFEIEDTGPGIAKEELEKLFQIFEQTASGRQAQEGTGLGLAISRSFVELMGGEIDVSSVVGQGSIFRFQIPVTPSIAPTRKLDGAARSPASEEAAIVGLADGEPLYRILIVDDTRVNRLLALKLLGELGFEVREADNGSSAIAAWSRWHPHLILMDMRMPQMDGYQASREIRERERTLEGGDRTKIIALSASVLEDRRADILACGCDDFVHKPFEERELLLKIAEHLGLRYAYADDLPSHSDSDKSVFPELKTSDFDAMPLPWLRELHQAALALDDTRVKELFDALPGDRPDLAASLNHLVDNFRLDRIAELARSCMKQKI, from the coding sequence ATGACTTCCCGACTCCCCACTCCCCCCGCTCGCAGCAAGATCTTGGTCGTTGACGACCTGCCGGACAACCTCCGTCTGCTGTCCGAATTACTCGTCAATCGCGGTTACGAAGTCCGCATGGCCCCGGAAGGCGAAATCGCCCTCGCCAACGTCATCCGCTTCGTTCCCGACTTGATTTTACTCGATATCAAAATGCCCGGTTTGAGCGGTTACGAGGTCTGCGCTCGACTGAAAAAAAATCCTAAAACCCGCGACATTCCGATTATTTTCTTGAGCGCTTTAAACGAAGTCGAAGATAAAGTTAAAGCGTTTAAAGTCGGCGGCGAAGACTATATTACCAAACCGTTTCAAGCCGAAGAAGTCATCGCTCGCATCGAGCATCAATTGGAAATTCGCTCGCTCCAACAGCAGATCGTCGCCCAACAAAAAGAACTCGAAACTCACAATCACCGACTGCTCGGGGAAATTGAGGAACGTAAAAAAGCGGAGGAAAAGGCCAAGTCCGCCCTGCAAGCTAAAAGCTTATTCCTCGCCAACATGAGCCACGAATTGCGAACGCCCCTCAATGCGATTCTCGGGTTCTCCAAACTACTCGATCGCGCCTGCACCCTCGGCAGCGAACAAAAAGAATATACCCAAATTGTCATTCAAAATGGGGAATATTTACTTTCGTTAATTAATGAAATTCTCGATTTATCTAAAATTGAAGCCGGACGGGCGACGCTCAATTTAAGCGATTTCGATTTATATTGTTTCTTGTCCGACCTCAAAAATCTCCTCTCGATTCAAGCCAGTAGGAAAGGATTGCCCCTCGTTTTTGACTGCGGGTTCGACCTGCCCCAATATGTCAAAACCGATAAGGTCAAGTTACGACAAATTTTAATTAATTTACTCGGCAACGGGATTAAATTTACGAAAACGGGTCGAGTCATTTTAAGAGTGAGATCCGTGAGTTCTCCAGACCGGGCTACCTGCGATCGCGATCGCTGTTTCCTCCATTTTGAAATTGAAGATACCGGGCCGGGAATCGCGAAGGAAGAACTCGAAAAACTGTTTCAAATTTTCGAGCAAACCGCTTCCGGTCGCCAAGCTCAAGAAGGAACGGGCTTGGGATTGGCGATCTCGCGATCGTTCGTCGAATTGATGGGCGGCGAAATTGACGTCAGTAGCGTCGTCGGTCAAGGGAGTATTTTTCGCTTTCAAATTCCCGTCACCCCTTCGATCGCCCCCACTCGTAAACTCGACGGCGCTGCCCGTTCGCCCGCCTCGGAGGAAGCGGCGATCGTCGGTTTGGCGGACGGCGAACCCCTCTATCGCATTTTGATCGTAGACGATACCCGCGTCAATCGCTTGCTCGCACTTAAGTTACTCGGCGAGTTAGGCTTTGAAGTGAGAGAAGCCGATAACGGCAGTTCGGCGATCGCCGCCTGGTCGCGCTGGCACCCCCATTTAATTTTGATGGACATGCGAATGCCCCAAATGGACGGCTATCAAGCCAGTCGTGAAATTCGCGAACGCGAACGCACGTTAGAGGGCGGCGATCGCACTAAAATTATCGCCCTTTCCGCCAGCGTCTTAGAAGACCGCCGCGCCGATATTCTCGCCTGCGGTTGTGACGATTTCGTTCACAAACCCTTTGAAGAACGCGAACTGCTGTTAAAAATTGCCGAGCATTTAGGGCTTCGCTATGCCTACGCCGACGATCTCCCCAGTCATTCCGATTCGGATAAGTCGGTGTTTCCCGAATTGAAAACCTCGGATTTCGACGCCATGCCCCTCCCCTGGCTGAGAGAACTGCATCAAGCAGCTTTAGCCCTCGACGATACCCGGGTCAAAGAACTCTTCGACGCCTTACCGGGCGATCGCCCCGATTTAGCCGCCAGCTTAAATCATTTAGTCGATAATTTCCGCCTCGATCGCATTGCCGAGTTAGCGCGATCGTGTATGAAACAAAAAATCTAA
- the cimA gene encoding citramalate synthase, whose amino-acid sequence MSGQSSKRIWIYDTTLRDGSQAEGISLSIEDKLRIARRLDELGIPFIEGGWPGANPKDVQFFWRLKDEPLQQAQVVAFCSTRRPGKKAADDPMLQEILSAGTDWVTIFGKSWDLHVTEGLQTSLDENLAMIRETIAYLKSCGRRVIYDAEHWFDGYRHNRDYAVQTLEAAIAAGAEWLVFCDTNGGTLPHEIARICREVMDRLGDRGRDDLKFGIHTHNDSETAVANAIAAVLEGVEMVQGTIDGYGERCGNANLCSAIPNLQLKLGYRCLDPQRLPKLTETSRFVSEIANLAPDSRAPFVGLSAFAHKGGIHVSAVQRNPLTYEHISPEAVGNHRRIVISEQAGMSNVLAKARNFGIDLHKDDPTCRQLLQKLKEMENEGYQFEAAEASFELLMREVMGDRPELFELQGFKVHCDRGPGMTHAWATVKVTVEGQNILEAAEGNGPVSALDAALRKALVTFYPRVSDFHLTDYKVRIIDGSSGTSAKTRVLVESSNGVDRWSTVGVSTNIIDASYQAIVEGLEYGLLLQRPSEKVAVRV is encoded by the coding sequence ATTGCGGATTGCCCGCCGCTTGGACGAATTGGGCATCCCGTTTATTGAAGGGGGTTGGCCCGGGGCCAATCCGAAAGACGTTCAATTTTTCTGGCGGCTGAAAGACGAACCCTTGCAACAGGCGCAAGTGGTGGCCTTCTGCTCCACCCGGCGTCCGGGGAAAAAAGCTGCCGACGATCCGATGTTACAAGAAATTTTATCTGCCGGGACCGACTGGGTGACGATTTTCGGGAAATCCTGGGACCTGCACGTCACCGAGGGGTTGCAGACGAGTTTAGACGAGAATTTGGCGATGATCCGCGAGACGATCGCCTATCTGAAATCCTGCGGACGTCGGGTGATTTACGATGCGGAACATTGGTTTGACGGGTATCGCCACAATCGCGACTATGCGGTGCAGACTTTAGAGGCGGCGATCGCCGCCGGGGCCGAATGGCTGGTGTTTTGCGATACCAACGGCGGCACCTTACCCCACGAAATTGCCCGGATTTGCCGGGAAGTGATGGATCGTTTGGGCGATCGCGGTCGCGACGACCTCAAGTTTGGCATCCACACCCATAATGACTCCGAAACTGCCGTCGCCAACGCGATCGCCGCCGTTCTCGAAGGAGTGGAGATGGTCCAAGGGACGATCGACGGCTACGGGGAACGCTGCGGCAATGCTAATTTATGTTCGGCGATCCCCAACTTGCAACTCAAACTCGGCTATCGCTGCCTCGATCCGCAACGGTTGCCAAAACTGACCGAAACTAGCCGTTTTGTCAGCGAAATCGCCAACCTCGCCCCGGATTCGCGCGCCCCGTTCGTGGGACTCTCGGCGTTCGCCCATAAAGGCGGGATCCACGTGTCGGCGGTGCAGCGCAACCCCCTCACTTACGAACATATTTCCCCGGAAGCGGTGGGGAACCACCGCCGGATCGTGATTTCCGAGCAAGCGGGGATGAGCAATGTGTTGGCGAAAGCGCGCAATTTCGGGATCGACCTGCACAAAGACGACCCCACTTGTCGCCAACTGCTGCAAAAGCTCAAAGAGATGGAAAATGAGGGCTATCAGTTCGAGGCGGCGGAGGCGAGTTTTGAACTGCTGATGCGCGAGGTGATGGGCGATCGCCCGGAATTGTTCGAGTTGCAAGGGTTTAAGGTTCACTGCGATCGCGGGCCGGGAATGACCCACGCTTGGGCCACGGTCAAAGTGACTGTCGAGGGTCAAAATATTTTGGAGGCGGCAGAAGGCAACGGCCCGGTGTCGGCTCTCGATGCGGCTTTGCGAAAAGCCCTGGTGACGTTTTACCCCCGGGTGAGCGATTTTCACCTGACTGACTACAAAGTGAGAATTATTGACGGCAGCTCGGGAACCTCGGCGAAAACTCGGGTGTTGGTCGAGTCGAGTAACGGGGTCGATCGCTGGAGTACGGTAGGGGTTTCGACGAATATTATCGATGCGTCCTATCAGGCGATCGTCGAAGGGTTGGAATACGGCTTGCTGCTGCAACGACCTTCGGAAAAAGTCGCCGTGAGGGTATAA